The following are from one region of the Gloeomargarita lithophora Alchichica-D10 genome:
- a CDS encoding tRNA (cytidine(34)-2'-O)-methyltransferase, which yields MDDFCATDFPLHVVLVQPQIPPNTGNIARTCAATRTPLHLIGPLGFELSDRYLKRAGLDYWPHVIWRTYPNWQGFVSTNTQSPGRWLAFTSQGQTGLWDFQFQPGDWLFFGSETTGLPDFCLTACHTQLRIPMRSAGVRSLNLSVSVAVGLFEAQRQIAH from the coding sequence GTTTTGGTACAGCCGCAAATCCCGCCCAACACGGGAAATATCGCCCGCACCTGTGCCGCCACCCGCACCCCCTTACACCTGATCGGCCCCCTGGGATTTGAATTGAGCGACCGCTATCTGAAACGGGCGGGCTTGGATTACTGGCCCCATGTGATCTGGCGCACTTACCCCAATTGGCAGGGGTTTGTCAGCACTAATACCCAGTCCCCTGGCCGCTGGCTGGCCTTCACTTCCCAGGGGCAAACCGGTCTGTGGGACTTTCAATTTCAACCGGGGGATTGGTTGTTCTTTGGCAGTGAAACCACTGGTTTGCCGGACTTTTGCCTCACAGCTTGTCATACACAACTGCGGATTCCGATGCGGTCAGCGGGGGTGCGGAGTTTGAACCTCTCCGTGAGTGTGGCGGTGGGTTTGTTTGAAGCCCAACGGCAGATAGCACATTAA